The sequence GTCGTGACGTGATCGCGCGGCCGCTCCGCACCCCTCGCCGCGCTCCCAGGCCGCCGTTGCCCGCCCGCGTCCCCGGCCCGGCCTGCGCCCAGGCCCTCCGCCGCCATGGACGACTACGCGGTTCTGTCGGACGCCGAGCTGGTGGCCGTGCTGCGCCAGTACAACATCCCGCACGGGCCTGTCGTGGGTACGCGGCcggcggcgggcggcgggcggcgggcggcCTCCGGCCTCCCCGCGGCCCTGACGCGCCCCGTGCCCTGTGTCTGCCCAGGCTCCACCCGCAAGCTCTACGAGAAGAAGATCTTCGAGTACGAGACCCGGAGGCGCCGACTCTCGCCCCCAAACTCGTCCGCCTCCTCATTCTCCTATCGCTTCTCGGGTgagcacccccctccccacctcccccagggCCCCACGCCACCGGAGGGGACCCGGCTGGGACGGCCGGGAAGGCGGGGCCCGGACCAGAGGGCCACCTGCGCTGAGGGCCGGGTGGCCTGAGCGCAGGTGTCCCTCCATCGCCCGCCCCCTCGATCCCCAGATCTGGACTCGACCTCGGTGGACTCGGATATGTACGATCTGCCCAAGAAAGAAGATGATTTGCTGTACCAGAGCAAGGGTAAGGCAGGCTGGGGCCCGGGAGGCGCCGACACCTTCACTCCACTCTGCGGTGGACCCCCAGTCATGGGAGGGCCTGAGACCtcaacccccccccacccctcaccagccCTAGAGGGGAGAGACCGGTGTCACTGAGCCCAAAGTGGGATTGAGGCGAGGGACACCCGGCCGTGGGGGGCTCGTGATGGCACCTCTCCTACTGTGGCCCCCCTCTCCCCAAGGCTACAATGATGGCTACTATGAAGAGAGTTACCTGAGCACCAGGACTTATGGGGAGCCTGGGTCGGGGGGCTCATCCAAGGGCCTCCGGGAGCCCCTGACCTCACTCCACGATGCTGACACCTTCCATCAACAGGTGAGCCAGCCTGCCAGGCCCACCCCTTGCCAATAACTTGGGCAGAACCCGAGTTGAGCAGAGCCGGATAAAGCCACGAGGGCCAGTGGGCGGACATGGTAGTGCTTTCTCAGTTCCCAGGCttcctgggaggggtgggggtctGGTCAATGCCCTGGTTGTGGGGGCAGGGGTGTCGGCACTGGTGGGTCAGAGCATGCCCCAGGCGGAGCACATGTGCACCCTAGTCGGGGATCTGAGTTTGAGCTGGTTCTCAGCCCTGGGGGACTGAGGCAGCCGGGATAGTAACTGAACAAGTGGCCAAAAGGCCACAAGCCCAGGGAGGTCCCAGAGGGTTTAGGGCCCTTGGCCTTGAAGCAGCGGTTGGAACAGGCAGGCTGTGGATGCTTGGCTAGCTCCGCCCCTCACCTTGCCTATCTTTTCCAGGTGCAAGACGAcaatcttttctcttcttctgaggAGGAAGGCAAGGAAAGGTGAGCAACAGGGGGCACCCCAGGAGGGAGGGCCGGGGATGAGGGGGCTGCCCATCCTGGGTGTGGTTCAGCCTGGCCAACCTGCTCCAATCTCCGCCTCAGGGAGTGCCCCTCGTACAGCCGGGACAGCGCCTACCAGAACATCGCGCACTACCGCCCACTTTCCAACATGTCCCAGACCTCCGATGGCCAGTCCTATTACCCCACGTCGTCCtccacctcctcttcctcctcctcctcctcctccccaccttccTGGCTGACCCGCCGGGCCATCCGACCGGAAAAGCAGACCCCTGGGGCCGGGCTGGGCCAGGAGCGCCAGGTCCCTCTCTGGGGCCAGCTGCTCCTTTTCCTGGTCTTTGCTGCTTTCCTGGTGTTTGTTTACTACTCCATGCAGGTTGAAGAGGGCAACCCCTTCTGGATGGAGCCCTGAGGGCTTGGCTTCCTAACCAGCTCTTCCCCAGGCCTGGCTCAACTGCCTTAGCAGTGTttttgctggggtggggggtgggagcttACCTGTGTGTTTCTAGCTTGTGGGGGCTAGGCCTGGCCCAGA is a genomic window of Choloepus didactylus isolate mChoDid1 chromosome X, mChoDid1.pri, whole genome shotgun sequence containing:
- the EMD gene encoding emerin gives rise to the protein MDDYAVLSDAELVAVLRQYNIPHGPVVGSTRKLYEKKIFEYETRRRRLSPPNSSASSFSYRFSDLDSTSVDSDMYDLPKKEDDLLYQSKGYNDGYYEESYLSTRTYGEPGSGGSSKGLREPLTSLHDADTFHQQVQDDNLFSSSEEEGKERECPSYSRDSAYQNIAHYRPLSNMSQTSDGQSYYPTSSSTSSSSSSSSSPPSWLTRRAIRPEKQTPGAGLGQERQVPLWGQLLLFLVFAAFLVFVYYSMQVEEGNPFWMEP